The sequence below is a genomic window from Rudanella lutea DSM 19387.
AACACCGCGAACCGGCACTAACCACAGCCTCGCCTACGGTAAATATCTCGCCTGTGGGGTGCGATGGCGAAACGTACTATTATCTCATTCAGCTGACAGTCACTGACCGGGGAGGGCTTACCGCCCGTGACTCGGTAAAGATTTACCCGGATTGCAACTCGCCCAGTTTAGCAATCAGCAATTTGCAGGCAACCGCCTTAACCAACTCTGTTCGGCTCAACTGGACCCCGCCCTCGGTTGCGTACGACAACGTTCTGGTGGTAGCGAAAGCAGGGAGCGGCTTCACAACCCGGCCGGTCGATCTCGTCTACGCGCAGGACGCCAGCTTTACCGGTAGTGGAGCTGCGTTTGAAGGGGGCAAAGTCGTTTATCAGGGCGTGGCGACCAGTCTGGTTGTTACAAACCTGACAGCCGGGCAGAAATACTTTTTCCGGGTTTATACCCGCCGGGGTACCGCCTGGACAGGGGGTGTTGAAACAAGCGCAACCCCATCGGCTCCTGTTTCAGCCTCACTGACGCCCGTAGCCAATGCCTGCTATCGGCTGGTATCTCGGGTGAGTGGTAAAGTGCTGGGTGTGGAAAATGGCTCGTTAGCCGACGGGGCAACCGTCCGGCAGCGAACCGACGCCAATCAGCCCTGGCAGCAATGGAAATTTGTAGCAACGTCCAACGGCTACTATCAGGTAGTAGCCAATCATAGTGGCAAGGTACTGGATGTAGCCGGTAGTTCGACGGCTGATTATGCTGCTATCCAGCAATGGACGTACGGCGGAGGAAACAACCAGCAATGGAGGCTCCAGTACGATGCGCAGGGGTATTATCAACTGGTAGCCCGGCATTCGGGAAAAATGCTCGACGTACGGGGTAGCAATGTGGACGAAGGGGGCGAAATCATCCAATACACACCCAACGGCACGCAGGCTCAGCAATGGAGTATTGAGCAGCGCACCTGTATCAACCCGAATACCCAACTCAACTTCTCGTCGGCAGGCTGTTACCGGATTACGGCGCGCAACGGTGGCAAAGCCGTTAGCGTGTCTAACGAATCGAAAGACAATGGGGCTATTATTCGGCAGCAGGCTTATTCAGGGCGGGCTTCGCAGCAGTGGAAAATTCTGCTGAATTCAGAAGGGTATTACCGTTTACAGAATGTGAATAGCGGCAAGTCGATTGATGTGAGCGGAGGTTCCACAGCCGATTACACCAATCTGGTTCAGTGGGCCAACAACACAGAGTACAGTCAGCAATGGCGAATCACGCGCGATCCGCAGGGGTATTATTTGCTGACGGCCCGACACTCAGGCAGTGCTATGGATCAGCGGGGAGCCAGTTCTGCCCAGAACGTAGAGATCGTGCAGTACACAGTCAATGGGACTATAGCCCAGCAGTGGGTTGTGCAGACGGTGAAATGCGCAACCTCGGGCGCCCGAATGGCAGGGGACGGACTGGTGATACCGGTGTTCGACTCGTTCGCCGAACCGACCGATGAGGGCTTCAAACTGTACCCAAACCCGGCCCAGAATAAGGTCAGCGTTGACCTCAGAGCGGCCAATGGCCAACCCACTAACCTGCAACTGACGGATCTGACCGGCCGAATCTTGTACCAAAAAACTGTTCTGACGGAGGTCGAAACGCAACACACCATCCCAACTACGACTTATAGCGATGGGGTGTATCTGATTTCGGTTAGCCCGGCCGACGGTAGAAAGGCATCGCTGCGGCTGGTCATTAGCCGGTAAGTTGCCGCACGCGACATATTCTCTCAAATAGATTTCGCGACAGGCGTCTGTCCAATTTGTAGGACAGACGCCTGTCGCGAACTGACGTTCATAGTTACCCCAGGCTCACCAGTTCCTTTAAATCCTCGTCGCTGAGGTCGCCGAGCCAGGTTTCGCCAGTCTTTACGCTGAGGTCGGCCAGTTCTTTTTTGGAGCGGATCATGGCGTCGATCTTTTCTTCGAGCGTGCCCTGATTCATGAGCCGGTACACCAGCACATTTTTGGTTTGGCCAATACGAAACGCCCGGTCGGTGGCTTGTGCTTCCACGGCCGGATTCCACCACAGGTCGTAGTGAATGACGTGGTTAGCCTGCGTCAGGTTGAGGCCAGTGCCGCCCGCTTTGAGCGACAGAATAAACGTGTGATCGGAACGGTTCTTCTGAAACTGCTCCACCATGCGGTCGCGTTCGGGGCGGCTCGTACCACCGTGCAAAAACAGCGGCTCCTGCCCAAACTGATCGCTGATAAACTGCTGGAGCAACACACCCATCTCGTGGTATTGCGTAAAAATCAGTACCTTCTCGTGGTTGGCGTAAATGGTTTCGAGCAGATTGAGCAATAGCGTGGCCTTGCCCGAAAGGCTGGGGGCGGCATTGCCTTCTTTCAGGTATTGGTATGGGTGATTACCGATTTGCTTCAGGGCCGTCATCAACTTCAGCACCAACCCACGGCGGGCAATGCCGTCTTTATTCTGGATGGCCTGAATGCTTTCCTGCACCACATTTTCGTACAGCGATGCCTGCTCGGCTGTGAGCGCGCAGTACTGGTTGTTTTCGATCTTGTCGGGCAGATCGCTGATGATGGTTTTGTCGGTTTTTACGCGCCGGAGCAGGAAAGGGCTCGTAACGCGCCGGAATTGATCGAGTTTCTGGTGGTCGCGCTCCTGCTGAATAGGCCGGGCAAACTCCTCGTTGAACTTACCAATGCCACCCAGATACCCCTTATTCACAAAATCCATGATGCTCCAGAACTCCGACAGCCGGTTTTCGACCGGCGTACCGCTCAAGGCAATCCGAATTGGGGCTTTGAGCGCTTTCACGGCCTTCGTTTGTTCGGTGTCGGCGTTTTTGATGTTCTGCGCTTCGTCGATGATTACCGTAGCCCAGGTGGTTTTCTTCAGCTTCTCCAGATCAGACCGCACTACGCCGTAGGTGGTCAGCAGCAAATCATACGAGGCCGACTGCTTACCCTTTTCCTTCTTTTTCGGAGAGGCCTTTGTATCGGATGTATCCGCGCCCGTCGTATCTGTCGCCGGGAGTTTACGGCCGGGGCCGTGGTAAATGTATGGCTTCAGGTCGGGGGCAAATTTGGCAATTTCTTTCTGCCAATTGGTGAGCAGGGTTGTGGGAAGTACCACCAGCCCTTTCTGCTTGTCGAACCGGCCTTCCTGCTTGAATTTGAGCAGCAGGGCAATCACCTGCAAAGTTTTACCCAGACCCATGTCGTCGGCGAGCAAACTGCCCATACCGAGGGCCGTGTTCTTGATAAGCCAATCGTAGCCCCGGTGCTGATACGGCCGCAAACTGGCCCGTAGTGAATCGGGCAGGGGCTGAGCCTGGGCATCGGTAAACTGCCGGATAATGGCACGTACATCGTCTGTCAGGCCCACGCGTCCGCCTTTGTACTCTTCCGAGAGGGCTGCCCTGAGCATCTCGGCTCCGGTCAGTTCGGGTGGGTTTTCAAGTTGTTTGTACAGCTTGTTCAGCTCCGACGGGTCGACCAACACGTACTGATCCTTAATTTTGACCAGACCGGTTGTGTTGTTCACCAGGCGCTGAAACTCTTTCACGCTCACCATCTCATTGCCGAGGGCCACCTGCCAGTCGAAGGCCAGCATATCGTCGAGCCGCATAAACGAATCGCCAACGGCCGCACTCTTCCCTTTAGCCCGAAGCCGCACCCCCGCCGATGGCCGCACCCAGTGCCGAAGCGATTTGGGCAACAGCAACGTAATGCCGAGTAGCTGCATACGGGGCAGAATGTCGAGCAACACCTTGACAAAATCAGCGGATTTGTAGTAGAGGTAGGCAGGGCTGTCGGTACGGGTGAGCTGGGCCAGATCGGGGAAATGGCGTGAGAGCACAATCAGATCCTGCAAAACAGCCATTCGGATGCCCGCATGAGCTTTCTCGCGCAGAATGTCGGCCAGAGGGATCGGCGGGGCTGCTGGCGGAGTTACCGAAGCCTTACGTGTTCCGCGGCCAGTTTTGGCGGTAACAGTCGGGGCCACAGGGCTGGCATCGCTATCGCGCACGAG
It includes:
- a CDS encoding SNF2-related protein, with translation MAERISYGKTWWGQQWLGALTQIDLTNRLPRGKTYANKGAVQGLKIDNNQISASVKGSKPRPYKIKLLVPLFSDTEKESLLTEIEENPVILAQLLNRQLPPELVEFAEQRSIALFPQSFDDLGMGCSCPDHAIPCKHLAAVIYVIANEIDRNPFLVFQLKGLDILEELKNVQADVVSGTLNEVLSLHDLGTEDLPDDEDWKPDDDARAQLDYATIPPLADQLLDLLQPTTTFTKSDFLKSLARAYTLFSKPLDEQPKTKAILAKRRASGLSNDARSQAPGTSPDLSDSIELQLDEFMDIKKIGVYSEHGEPRSFTDYTLGDLTSWLQSLNEADFAEMSDSVRGLYLATQFSAALLRRGAVVPQLLRVGPTEEYYRVRWMPATLNEAVRQQTDLLAAQLPPLLLTLRWQKEWLALPGREQVLTLCSLLVRPSIHDTTVELWERWPLEDADRLFFGVETIRFEGFGKREMPLAMQLWLNDFFLSHKRFVPVLAVEDSEPGASTPGEEFRISLLVRDSDASPVAPTVTAKTGRGTRKASVTPPAAPPIPLADILREKAHAGIRMAVLQDLIVLSRHFPDLAQLTRTDSPAYLYYKSADFVKVLLDILPRMQLLGITLLLPKSLRHWVRPSAGVRLRAKGKSAAVGDSFMRLDDMLAFDWQVALGNEMVSVKEFQRLVNNTTGLVKIKDQYVLVDPSELNKLYKQLENPPELTGAEMLRAALSEEYKGGRVGLTDDVRAIIRQFTDAQAQPLPDSLRASLRPYQHRGYDWLIKNTALGMGSLLADDMGLGKTLQVIALLLKFKQEGRFDKQKGLVVLPTTLLTNWQKEIAKFAPDLKPYIYHGPGRKLPATDTTGADTSDTKASPKKKEKGKQSASYDLLLTTYGVVRSDLEKLKKTTWATVIIDEAQNIKNADTEQTKAVKALKAPIRIALSGTPVENRLSEFWSIMDFVNKGYLGGIGKFNEEFARPIQQERDHQKLDQFRRVTSPFLLRRVKTDKTIISDLPDKIENNQYCALTAEQASLYENVVQESIQAIQNKDGIARRGLVLKLMTALKQIGNHPYQYLKEGNAAPSLSGKATLLLNLLETIYANHEKVLIFTQYHEMGVLLQQFISDQFGQEPLFLHGGTSRPERDRMVEQFQKNRSDHTFILSLKAGGTGLNLTQANHVIHYDLWWNPAVEAQATDRAFRIGQTKNVLVYRLMNQGTLEEKIDAMIRSKKELADLSVKTGETWLGDLSDEDLKELVSLG